The region TACCCTGGGAAACCAGCCCTATCGCTCTCAACGCCCGGTTTTGTTTTCCCATGCCCTAGGAACCAGGATGCGCCGACCGAAAGCGATCAATTCGTTGAGCTAGAAACGGTGGAATCCCGATGCGCTCGTTGTGATGCAATCCAGGCTCTACCCTTTCCCGACGCCACCATCCCTTCCCTATTCTACCAGGGAACCAGAGCAGTCCCAGGTAACAGAGCGATAATTGTCTCTGCCTAATAGCGACGGGTGAACAGGCTTCTATCGGTGGAGCGGCCAGGGCTCCTGGTTGTCGACGGGTACGAGTCATATCGACGAGACGAGCTATAGATCTCCGAAGAAGACCTGATATCGACAAGACGCGGCAATGTGATACGCCGACTGGGGCTGCCAATCGAGCCACGAGGAGGAGTGCGAGGTCTGGAGATAGGAATGCGGTACGTCGTGCGAGTCTCGGTGTAGCGGCTCACCGGGCTCGTAAGGTGGTACGTGGTAGTGCGACGAGCCTCGGTGATACGGGTCTCCTTGAAatagggagagggggagggagcacGGCGGAAAGTGGAGCTGAGGAGTCGGGTAGGGGAGCGATATCTAAGAGGACTAGGGCTGATCCTGCGGGGGCGGGGAGCGCTAGTGATCCTGGTAGGGGAACGATATCTGGGAGGGCTGCGAGCGATTGTGGCGGCAGAACGATATCGAGTCGGGCTGGGGCTCAGCCTGCGGCTTCTGGTCGGGGTGGAGGTAAATCTCCGAGGCGAGGAGTTGCGCCGGTTGAAGTCCTCGACCTGCTCGTGGGCTCTCTCAGAGCGGCGAGATCTTGGAAACGGAGTTGAGCTCCGGTCCAGGTCGATGGTGATATCGGAGACGGGCATTGTAGAGGTTGTTTGGTGCGTTGTGCGCTTCTTACTGAATTGTTTGGTGGTTCGAGGAAGTTGTTGGTAGAGAAGACTCCTGATGAGTATATACTAGAAGTGTAACCCTCCACGACAGAATACAGTGGACTGAAGAGCAACAGAAGGTCACCCACTATCAAGTGGAACCTCATGACGCAGGTCCATGGTGATACTGGAGCTGTGAACACAACAGATTGTGAAGCAGCTTCTAGATGCTCTATCCTGCGCCAAGACGCAAGCTCCCCAACGCGTAAGTGGATACAACATATCCCAGAGAACCGGTGAGGAGGCCTTGCCTATTACAGGATCGGATTCTCGCCTCGTGGGATCTCGAGACCCGGCGGGACTCGGAGATTGTCCTATCTTGCAAGATAAGACTTCAGACTATTCACTTGAGagcctcatcatcattcaaAAGAGCGTTTTGAATCTAGCTCCAATGACCGATGCCCGGACACATCTGATATGTTGGTAACGCACCCGACAACTCTGATACCGCGCTCAAAGAAGCGTGGACAATGACCACCGCGGCCAACCGAATCTTTCTCTCGTGGCCCAAACCACGACCAAACTCTTTATAAGCGCAATTTCCCCTGCAATATTACATTTCCTCAATACAGCATCACATATGGAGCTCTGCCTCTACCAAAGCAGCCGCCGGGcttgcccctcccccaacagcTCAGTCAGAAAGCACCCTCGAGCTAGACACACGTCCCTCCGGTGAAGAATGTATCCGTAACTACTCCGGCTACAACCAGTCGGGAAGCCTCCATGAGGAGTATCTAGACAGTAGAGAGAAAGAATATCACCGACGCGGTAGATACCTTCATCGCCACACCTCACGAGGGCTCCTCCCGCCGTCGCAGAGGAAGATCCATGTCGTCAAGTGATAGGAACCGGGAAATGGAAACTTGGATTGACCGAAGACGTCAGTACTACACTGATATGGAAGGCAACCCGGCGTTTGTGGTTGATGCCAGTGCTATTAGCAGTGGTGATAGCGCTGAATGAACAGAGGGGCGAGAGACAGAAGACGGGCGGAAAGGGAGGCGGCTGGAAGAGAGCGAGCGGGAGGCGGCGTCGGGGTCGTCTTTGCCGAGAAGGGGCGCAGGAGTATTCGTATGATGGCTTGGATATGCTTGATCGGCggtcgttgaggaggataagggggttggttggttgatgAGTTTTGATCCGCTTAGGGGCTGAGAGAGCCTCGAAGGCGGTAGGTTCTCTGGGTGATGGTCAagtatggtggtggtggttgagcatGTGTTTTTAGAGTAGAGTAGGTAGAGTTGAGCTGGACTTGACGATTGGTGAGCAATGAATGAATGTCAAGAGCAGATTAATAAGAGAAAGACTGTGATATGACTATTACAAAAGAAGAATGTGATGGTGTGACAGTTCATCGCCCAAACACAGTCGTGTAAACCATGTTTACACCGCATCCATTCTCAAAAAAGGGTTAGTTCACcaagcaacaaccccctctgACTAGGGTCATGTCAGAAAGTGGAGCCCGGCCCCTGAAACAATGTCATAAAGGTTCCGGTGCAGACAAAACATGGCAAGCAGACAAAAACATTGGAAGAAAGAAATAGGTGTTATGTTGAAATGTTGTATTATTGATTATGATGGGAAGCAAACCTGTGCAGAAGAAAAGATTAGCACACGATATACGACACTTATACCACTGACTCCTGAGACTCATCCCCCTTTATATACTCACGTGCAAGATTATCAACCGCCTGCACCCTTCTCAAAGCCGGAGTGCAACGAGAATGATCAGGTTGGGGAGCACGCTGAGGCTGCCAAGTAGTCATGGGAGCGGCAGCTGGAGTTGGATGTGGGATATTGACAATGCCAGGTTGTTCCCCCCTCGCAATGCGTGAGACAAAGGAaagagggtgatgaagagAGGAACCGGCAGCCTGTCCCTGGGAAGGTTCAGGAGATCTGCGGTCAACTACCTGTGGTTGTCTCTCGACAgtttggaaaggggggataTGGGACCGTCTGATCCGCTCGTCATCTTTACTGCCAGTGAGCAAATCCAGATAAAGGGCACTCATATCATGGAGATTTTCAGGAAGATCTCCCGGGGATGGTCCCTTGCCCTTTGGTTCCGTAGGCCGAGGCTTGATCTGCTCCCAATCACCAGAAAAGGGGCCAAGAATTGGCTGCTCGCTGGGAGCGCTGCTGCCAGCTTGGCTTGATCTGCTGGATTGGGACATAATGGTAGAGTAGGTAGTGAGTCTAAAGACTGGAAAGGCACTTGAACGATGTGATGTAGATCGTCACCGAAGGATGACTAGGTAGTATCTTTGAAGGTGTGGTCTTTACAGTTGGTTGTAGACAGGTTGCTTGCAGAGTAAACCGATAATATCAGGCCTCTCCGTCTTCTTTAATAGCATGTTGAGCGCTGGTTGGCTTCCAGAGTGTTCGGTGTTCTCTGTCCGTATACCCAGTCTCTTTGTTCTTGTTCACCAGGAGTGAAGCCATTGTCATGCCTGACAACACAGTGAACAAAGTGATTGTATGGTGTCCTGAATGCTCAACTGAACaaagcgaaaaaaaaaaacggatCTGCGGCCCGGGCGAGCCAAGAAGTACACCAGAACATCCCGAAAGCTCCAGCCATATCCCAGAGAATCCACCATCATGATTTCCAGTTTGTGAGCTACGGCGTGATTCTTGGATAAGAACGATCGGATTTCCGTGTCGGTCCGAGTATTTCCACAGTTCAGCGGTCTACTGGGCTCTATCCCCCGAACCGCCTTTAGCCGTAAATTGAGGTCAGCAACACCCTTCCGTCATGTTGGTGAGCCAGATTGACGGACTTCCCCAGAAGCTTGCACAAGCGACCTAAAAATGTGCGGTTGGTTATTACAGAAAGTCGCCGATCTGAGATTGCGTGCCATCGCTCATTTCAGATTTCCCGGATGGCGGGAGCAAGCCCTGGTAGAGACAATTGAGGACCGGGAACCAGTATGTGTAATGGGTTGGGCCCAGGGTCAACAAGGTATAAAGACCTCGGCTGAGACAGATGTTATTTGTCATTTGTTCTCTTCTCCAGGATAGGTGCCAAAATGGGTCTGAAGCAAACCGCAATCTTTGCCCTTGGGGTGGCCCAGGCCTGGACTGCATctgccaccaacaacaagaggCAAGCTACAACCAAGTATTGCCCAGGAAACACACAAATATGCTTTTCCGAATTCAAGGTGCCAACCCACGACGTCATCTACCGGATCGCTATCCCTGACGTTGCCGCCGCGCCGTTCGACGTCTTGTTGCAGATAGTGGCTCCAGTCTCCaaggctggctgggctggcatCGCATGGGGCGGGAAAATGGCCACGAATCCCTTGACGGTAGCATGGCCGAATGGCAACACTGCGGTGGTCTCATCTCGTTGGAGCACGTAAGTGGATTTCGAGATACTAGCCGGCACTCGGGCCTTCAGCTAATACCCATGGCTAGGGGGAGAAACGTACCGGGCGCGTATGCAGGCGCGACGTACACAGTCcttccaaccaccaacaccaacgaaACACACTGGCAGTTGGATGTGCTGTGCCGAGGGTGTAGTGAGTGGGCAGGCGGCTCCTTGGACCCCAACGGTGTCAACACGCTAGCCTGGGCCAAGAATGCCCGTGTGGTCAATAcagccaccagcaacacgAGCTCTTTTGGAATCCACGATGGGCGAGGCGCCTGGTCTCATGACTTTAGCCAAGCCAGAATTCCAAAGGGTGTCTTTGATGCGGTCGCTTACGACCTGGAGAACCAACCGGTGTCCAGTTCCAGCGCAGCTTCGAGCGCGAGTTTCAGCACGAGCCTGACTTCGAGCTCAAGCGCTGCGGTCGTGTCAACATCGGTTGTGGTCCTTCCGCGgccatcaaccacatccACGACGGTCATAGTCGCTCCTAGCACCAtttcctcatcaacaagcaaGGCGGCAGTGACCTCGAGCTCATCTACCACCCCAGCCGGCCCACAGACAACATATGTTTTCATCACGACTAGAGTTTCTCAGCTtccaccaagaccaacaaCGCCGTCTCCAAGTATCGTGACAGTGACGGTAACTGTCCGGCCGacgccaaccaccacacagGTCACCCCTCCgtggggaggtggcggaggtggaggagggcccCCATGGGGCAAGGGTaaaggaggcggcggtggttgggGGAAGGGCTGGGGGCGACGTCGGTTGGCTGCGAGAccggtggaagaggaggagtagaTTTCGCCGCGGAAAGGGAGTAGGAAGAAGACATCGAGAGAAATATATACTAGCGGCGTATAAATGGCCATCACCTCGAGGTTATGTTCCAATCCCACACAGCTATCACCCAAAGTTTACCGTTCAGACTCGAGAACGaactcgtcgtcatcgtcaaacTCGTCATCCCAATCCACCTCATCGTAGTCATCGTATTCACCGTCGTAATCGCTATACCCCTTAAAGTCAGACTGCATTTCAGCGATACTTGTATCAAACTCGATGCTCCGAATAGCGCAGGTAAACTTCCCAGGCTCCCAGTCCTTCTCAGCTTTCACTAGCAGTACCTCTTTCGCGGGAAACAGCAGAGGTTTGTAGATTTTCGTGTTTGAAGAACCCTCGACGGAAGTCGACCATACCCGGGCGGTCTGCGGGTCAGCTTCTCGTTCTTGCTGACATTGTCGATTTTGTCGAATTTGAGCCTGTCTCTTGCTTCGACGCGTGGTCTCTTTCGGCTTCTTTGGGAGAAGTGGTCTGTGCAGCAGCAAAGTTGCACGCGTGGCCACGTGATCGTTCTTGGCGGTGAAATGCTCACTCTTATGTCAACCTCACTCCCCCACTGCACAGCAAACTCGTGTGTTGTTGAGGAATACAAGatgcttttttctttccaaATGGAAATTGGAAACCATGAATACAGTGCGGTATGTTTCTCAAGTCACACCGCAATCCCAGGGGCCAGCAGGTCAACTTACCGATGCTGGTGCTGTGGCGCCTGTGCCCACCTATCAACATCCATGACACAGAGCAGGCCAGCCCTGAAGCGGCACAACAAGACCGAGTGAAGGTCCCTTAAGCCACGCCGTCGAAGGATTCTCTAATCCTACATCGCATGAGCATGGACCTTCAAATCCCAGCAGCATACAGTGCTTGAAACGTTGGAGGAAGCCACCAACCTTGGGAACACACCCCGTTTGATGATTGGATATCCTCCTGCACGCCCGCCTCTTCCAATGCCTGGATCTATCTCTTGGAAAGGCTGGTTTTAAAGCATGGTGGTCTCCCTCACCGCACTATCCCCCACGCGTCGCGTTTCCCACCGTTGTCGATGGAGTCCACAACACCAGCTCCACCAGGGCCTGATGTGTCCAAGGCTTCGTTAGTGGTAGGCACGATATCGTTCCTGCACCTCATATCATGGACGCTGTATGCCGCTCGCATCTGGACTCGTATGCGACCGATATCACGCCTATTCGTCGATGATTATCTGATCACTCTTGCTGTGGTATGAGAATCCGCATCATTTGACCACCTAACTCCAAGTACTAATCATCTACTTAGCTCTTTGACCTGGCGTCGTATATTTTCTTGATGATAGCGGTTCATTACGGCATTGGTCGACATAATTACTACGTCCCGACAGATCAGGAAGTCCTTGCGGAAAAATGGCTGTTCCTCAGCCAGCCAGTCTTCCCCTGGAGtctcgccttctccaagaTGAGCATTGCGTGTATGCTTATTCGGATTCGTCGGGATCAGCGCGTTTGGGCTTGGGGAATGTACTTGATCATGGCGTTTGTGGTgctcatcgccatcaacaCAAACGTTTTCCAACTCTCACTGTGCCGACCGCTCTGGGCTGTGTGGGACCACAGTAATTCTGAGGCCCAGTGCATGGATATGACTGTGGCGCAAACATCAATCTATGTCAACTCTGCACTCAACGTTGTGACAGATTTTGCTTTAAGCTTGGCCGTATGGGGTTTCTGTCATAAAAACGCGGAATCATTGCCAATACTGACGATTGCTAGCCCATCACGTTTATTGTCCACCTACAGCGACCACTCAGGGAGAAGATTGCGGTCGCCTTCATGATGGGTTTGGGCATATTTGCGAGTAGTGCCTGCATTGCGAAAACCTTCCATGTCAAAGACTACGGTAAAACAGGTGACAGTCTCATGGATTGTGTACCTATAACGATTTGGAGCATGGTAGAAATGCAGCTTGCGTGAGTTTCCGTATCGCTGAGCCGCGTCATTATGCCCGACTAATCTTTCGTTGTCAGGATAATTGCAAGCTGCATTCCCTGTCTCAAACAACTCTTCGAACGAGGCTTACGACGATTCGGTCTCTTGAGCACCCAGCACGCTGGAGACTCCTTCACTGACAGCCGGAACCACCAGACCTATCCTGGGCCGAACTTCAGGACTCGCCAAGAGACAAGCGATGATTACGGCCACCACCTTACTTCGATACAACAGTCCCCACGCAGTCCTCGGTGCAACAAAGCAGCGAGGAACTCCGGGGTGGAGACAGAAAGCATAGAGAGCAGCGAGATACCCATCATGAGACCAGACTCCACAGGCACTGATCACATACAGACGCTGTCAGCATCACCCGGACGAGGATCATTTTACTTCAACTTTGCGGTGAATCCAGGTCTTAA is a window of Podospora pseudopauciseta strain CBS 411.78 chromosome 1, whole genome shotgun sequence DNA encoding:
- a CDS encoding hypothetical protein (COG:S; CAZy:AA8; EggNog:ENOG503PMZP), producing MGLKQTAIFALGVAQAWTASATNNKRQATTKYCPGNTQICFSEFKVPTHDVIYRIAIPDVAAAPFDVLLQIVAPVSKAGWAGIAWGGKMATNPLTVAWPNGNTAVVSSRWSTGRNVPGAYAGATYTVLPTTNTNETHWQLDVLCRGCSEWAGGSLDPNGVNTLAWAKNARVVNTATSNTSSFGIHDGRGAWSHDFSQARIPKGVFDAVAYDLENQPVSSSSAASSASFSTSLTSSSSAAVVSTSVVVLPRPSTTSTTVIVAPSTISSSTSKAAVTSSSSTTPAGPQTTYVFITTRVSQLPPRPTTPSPSIVTVTVTVRPTPTTTQVTPPWGGGGGGGGPPWGKGKGGGGGWGKGWGRRRLAARPVEEEE
- a CDS encoding hypothetical protein (EggNog:ENOG503PNVX), whose protein sequence is MESTTPAPPGPDVSKASLVVGTISFLHLISWTLYAARIWTRMRPISRLFVDDYLITLAVLFDLASYIFLMIAVHYGIGRHNYYVPTDQEVLAEKWLFLSQPVFPWSLAFSKMSIACMLIRIRRDQRVWAWGMYLIMAFVVLIAINTNVFQLSLCRPLWAVWDHSNSEAQCMDMTVAQTSIYVNSALNVVTDFALSLAPITFIVHLQRPLREKIAVAFMMGLGIFASSACIAKTFHVKDYGKTGDSLMDCVPITIWSMVEMQLAIIASCIPCLKQLFERGLRRFGLLSTQHAGDSFTDSRNHQTYPGPNFRTRQETSDDYGHHLTSIQQSPRSPRCNKAARNSGVETESIESSEIPIMRPDSTGTDHIQTLSASPGRGSFYFNFAVNPGLNPNRRDGRGPRPER